The genomic region GAACCGAGCGGGTAGAAGTTCGTGTCGATGGAGAAATTGAGGCGCGAGAGGCGGGTGTAATGCCGCACGGCGCCGAGCTCCGACACCTCCGGCAGGCGGGGCGGCGCGCTGCGCCGGAAGGCCGCCGGGATCTCCGCTTGCGCCGGCGCGAGGGGCGCCTGGGCCGTGGCACGCCGCCCGGGCCGGGAATGCTCGAAAATCAACGGTTCAGTCATCGTGCCCCTCCAGGAACAGTGCAGCCGACGGAACTAGCCGAGCGCCTTCAGCGCCGCCTCGTAATCCGGTTCCTGAGCGATCTCCGGCACCAGCTCGGAGTGCACCACGGTGTCGTTCTCGTCGAGCACGACGATGGCGCGGGCCGTCAGCCCGGCGAACGGCCCGTCCGTGATGAGCACGCCGTAGCCGCGCGCGAAATCGTCCGAGCGCATGTTCGACAGCGTCATCACGTTGTCGAGTCCCTCGTCCCCGCAGAAACGCTTCTGCGCAAACGGCAGGTCGGCCGAGATCATCAGCATCACGGTGTCTTCGTGCGTCCGCGCGTAGTCGTTGAACTTGCGCGTGGACAGCGCACACACCGGCGTATCGACGCTCGGGAAGATGGACAGCAGTTTCTTCTTGCCCATCCAGCGCGACAACGACACGTCGTTGAGGTCGCGGTCCGTGAGAGTGAAATCGGGCGCCTTGCTGCCCACGCGCGGGAACTCCCCGGCGGTGTGGATCTCGGTACCCTGCAAAGTAATCGTAGCCATGGAAATACTCCGGATGCTGTTCGTGTGATCGGGCCTTCAGGCGACCCGTGCGTGGCGGAGGACGTCGTCCAGCGCCTGGAAATAGGTCTCGATGTCCGTGGCGGTGCGGGTCTCGGTCGCGCACAGCAGCAGGGCATGTCCCAGCTCGGGATAGTCCCGCGACAGGTCGTAACCGCCGAGAATGCCGCGCTCGGCAAGCGCCTCGAGCAGGGGCGCGACGGGGTGGTCGAAAGACAGCACGGACTCGTGAAAGTACGGCCCGCTGAAGGTGCGCCGCACGCCCTCGATGGAGCCGAGCTGACCGATCAGTTCGGCCGTGTTGGCCACGGAGGCCGCCGCCACGCGCGCCAGGCCTTCGGCCCCGAGCAGGCTCATGTAAATCGTGGCCGCCGTGACCATGAGACCCTGGTTGGTGCAGATGTTGGAGGTCGCCTTGGAGCGCCGGATGTGCTGTTCCCGCGCCTGCAGCGTGAGCGCGAAGCCGCTCCGGCCATCGAGGTCGACCGTGCGCCCCACGATGCGCCCCGGCATCTGTCGCACCAGGGCCTGGCGGCAGGCCAGGAAGCCGAAATAGGGTCCGCCGGAAGACAGCGGCACGCCCAGCGGCTGGCCTTCGCCGCAGGCAATGTCTGCCCCACCCTCGCCCCAGGCCCCCGGGGGTTCCAGCAGCGCGAGGCTGATCGGGTTCACGACGGCGATCACCAGGGCGCCCCTGGCGCGCGCCCAGTCGGTCAGCGTGGCGACATCCTCGTAACCGCCGAAAAAGTTCGGCTGCTGGATCACCAGCGCCGTGACGTCGGCATCGTCCCACGCGCGCAGGGCGTCGGGCAGCGTCACCCCGGTCTCCCGGCAATAGGGCACCGTCTCGAACTCGAGCCCCTGTCCCCCGGCGATGCTGTGCGCGACGCGCCGGTAAGCCGGGTTCACCGTCGCGGGCACCAGGATGCGCCCGCTTTTCGACGCACGATTGGCCCGCACCGCCATCAGCGCCGCCTCGGCCATCGCCGACGCACCGTCGTAAAGCGAGGCATTCGACACGTCCATGCCGGTCAAGGACGCCATCATCGACTGGTATTCGTAGATCAGCTGCAACGTGCCCTGGCTGGCCTCGGCCTGGTAAGGCGTGTATGCGCTGTAGAACTCTCCGCGCGTCGTGATCTCCCAGACGGCCGCCGGAATATGGTGCTCATAAGCACCGGCGCCGATGAAATTCAGGTGACCTTCGTCGCGCGCTGCGCGCTCCCGCATCAGCCGCTGGATTTCCATTTCGCCGAGCGCCGGGGGCACGCCGGACAGCGCCTCGATCTTCAGGCCGGGCGGGATCTCGTCGAACAGCTGCTCGATGCTCTCGACGCCGATGACGCCGAGCATCTCGCGAATGTCGTCTTCCGTGTGCGGAATGAAAGGCATGGGTCGCTCTCAGTCTTCCAGGGTTGCTGCGTATGCCTTCGCATCCAGCAGTTCAGGGGTTTCGCTCGCGGACGCCGGCCGGATTTTCATGATCCAGCCCTCGCCGTAGGGATCGCTGTTCAGCAGTTCCGGCTGGGTCGCCAGGGCCTCGTTGACCGCCGTCACTTCCCCGGCAATCGGGCTGTACACGTCGGAAGCCGCCTTGACGGATTCGACCACGGCGCAGGCCTCGCCCGGGGCGACGCTGCGCCCGACCTCCGGCGTTTCCACGAACACGAGGTCGCCGAGGGCTTCCTGGGCATGATCGGAAATGCCGAGCGTCACGCTCCCGTCGTCTTCCGGCCGGAGCCACTCGTGGGTGCGGGCATACTTGAGTTCTGCGGGAATCTTGCTCATCACGGGCCTCTCGAGGACTGGGTCGGAAACAGGGGTCGGAATAAAAGCTTCAGTCGAGCTGAATGCGGGATTTGCCGTTGCGCACGAAAGGCGGGCGCACGACGCGCGCCCCGAGCAGACGGCCGCGGATATCGACCTCGACGTGCTCACCGGCATCGGCCGGCACGCGCGCGAAACCGATGGAGCGTGCGAGCGTCGGGGAGAAACTGCCGCTGGTGACCTCACCGTCGCCGGCGGCCGTGACCACGCGCTGGTGGCCGCGCAATACGCCGCGATCCTCGAGCAGGAGGCCGACCAGCTTGCGCGGGGCGCCCGCAGCGCGCTGCGCCTCGAGCACGCCCCGACCGATGAAGTCGCGCTCAGCGGGCTCCCAGGCGACGGTCCAGCCCAGGCCGGACTCCAGCGGCGTGGTCGTCTCGTCCATGTCCTGGCCGTAGAGGTTCATCCCGGCCTCGAGACGCAGGGTATCGCGCGCCCCCAGCCCGCAGGGCCGTACCCCGGCGCTTTCCAGCGTGCGCCAGGCATCCGCCGCCGCCTTCGCGGGCAGGATGATCTCCCAGCCGTCCTCGCCGGTGTAGCCGGTGCGCGCCACGAACAACTCGCCGT from Wenzhouxiangella sp. XN24 harbors:
- the tpx gene encoding thiol peroxidase produces the protein MATITLQGTEIHTAGEFPRVGSKAPDFTLTDRDLNDVSLSRWMGKKKLLSIFPSVDTPVCALSTRKFNDYARTHEDTVMLMISADLPFAQKRFCGDEGLDNVMTLSNMRSDDFARGYGVLITDGPFAGLTARAIVVLDENDTVVHSELVPEIAQEPDYEAALKALG
- the gcvPA gene encoding aminomethyl-transferring glycine dehydrogenase subunit GcvPA → MPFIPHTEDDIREMLGVIGVESIEQLFDEIPPGLKIEALSGVPPALGEMEIQRLMRERAARDEGHLNFIGAGAYEHHIPAAVWEITTRGEFYSAYTPYQAEASQGTLQLIYEYQSMMASLTGMDVSNASLYDGASAMAEAALMAVRANRASKSGRILVPATVNPAYRRVAHSIAGGQGLEFETVPYCRETGVTLPDALRAWDDADVTALVIQQPNFFGGYEDVATLTDWARARGALVIAVVNPISLALLEPPGAWGEGGADIACGEGQPLGVPLSSGGPYFGFLACRQALVRQMPGRIVGRTVDLDGRSGFALTLQAREQHIRRSKATSNICTNQGLMVTAATIYMSLLGAEGLARVAAASVANTAELIGQLGSIEGVRRTFSGPYFHESVLSFDHPVAPLLEALAERGILGGYDLSRDYPELGHALLLCATETRTATDIETYFQALDDVLRHARVA
- the gcvH gene encoding glycine cleavage system protein GcvH, yielding MSKIPAELKYARTHEWLRPEDDGSVTLGISDHAQEALGDLVFVETPEVGRSVAPGEACAVVESVKAASDVYSPIAGEVTAVNEALATQPELLNSDPYGEGWIMKIRPASASETPELLDAKAYAATLED
- the gcvT gene encoding glycine cleavage system aminomethyltransferase GcvT, whose protein sequence is MGEKTPLHQDHERLGARIVDFGGWDMPLHYGSQVEEHHAVRTDAGLFDVSHMTVVDLEGDTVQAWLRHLLANDVARLKVPGKALYSCLLNDEGGVIDDLIVYFLAPDRYRMVVNAATRAKDLAWLQARAAGTGVTVRERPELAMIAAQGPAARDKAAILLDPAAREAALALTPFTAAQYGELFVARTGYTGEDGWEIILPAKAAADAWRTLESAGVRPCGLGARDTLRLEAGMNLYGQDMDETTTPLESGLGWTVAWEPAERDFIGRGVLEAQRAAGAPRKLVGLLLEDRGVLRGHQRVVTAAGDGEVTSGSFSPTLARSIGFARVPADAGEHVEVDIRGRLLGARVVRPPFVRNGKSRIQLD